Within the Chromobacterium paludis genome, the region AGCCACTTGGCGGACAACGCGGACTCGCGCTCAAGCGCCTGCGCCGGGAACTCATGCCAGATGTGATACAGCGTGGACTCTTCCTCGCTGTCCACCAGCACGTTCCACGCCTCGTCGGCGGTGAAGCACAGGATGGGCGCCACCATCAGCAACAGGCTGCGCGTGATGTGGTAGAGCGCAGTCTGCGCGCTGCGGCGCGCGTGACTGTCGGCCTGGGTGGTGTACAGGCGGTCCTTGATCACGTCCAGATAGAAGGCGCCCAGGTCTTCCGAGCAATAGCCGACCACTTCCTGCACCACATGGTGGAAGGCGTAGCGCGAGTACAGCTCGCCCACCACCTTCTCCTGCACCTCGCGCGCGCGCAGCAGCGCGTACTGGTCCAGCTCCACCATGTCGGCCAGCGGCACGGTGTTTTCCAGCGGATCGAAATCCGACAGGTTGGCCAGCAGGAAGCGGATGGTGTTGCGCAGGCGGCGGTAGCTTTCGGTGGTGCGCTTCAGGATTTCCTGCGACAGCGACATGTCGCCGGAGTAGTCCGCGCTGGCCACCCACAGCCGCAGGATGTCCGCGCCCAGCGTGCCGCAGATCTCTTCCGGCGCGATGCCGTTGCCCTTGGACTTGGACATCTTGTAGCCCTTGTCGTCCACGGTGAAGCCGTGGGTCAGGAGCTGCTTGTACGGCGCGCGGCCGATGGTGGCGCAGCCGGTCTTCAGCGACGACTGGAACCAGCCGCGGTGCTGGTCGGAGCCTTCCAGGTACAGGTCGGCCGGCCAGGCCAGCTCCGGGCGCTGCTTCAGCACCGCGAAGTGAGTGGCACCGGAGTCGAACCACACGTCCAGCGTGTCGGTCAGCTTGCGGTATTGCTCGGCCTCGTCGCCCAGCAATTCCTTGGCGTCCAGACTGAACCAGGCTTCGATGCCCTGCTGCTCGATGCGCAGCGCCACTTCCTCCAGCAGCTGGGCGGAACGCGGATGCAGCTCGCCCGACTCCTTGTGAATGAAGAAGGTCATCGGCACGCCCCAGTTACGCTGGCGCGACACGCACCAGTCGGGGCTGTTCTTGATCATCGCGTCCAGACGCGCGCGGCCCCAGGCCGGGAAGAATTCGGTGGCGTCGACGGCGCGCTGGCTGATCTCGCGCAACGTCTCGCCGCCATTGGCCTGACGGTCCATGCTGATGAACCATTGCGGCGTGGCGCGGAAGATGATCGGCGTCTTGTGGCGCCAGCAATGCGGATAGCTATGTTCCAGCTTGGCCTTGTGCACCAGCGTGCCGCGCGACTCCAGCGTCTCGATCACGCGCGGGTTGGCATCCCATACCAGCATGCCGGCGAACAGCTCGGTGGTGCTCTTGTAGCGGCCGTCGTCCGCCACCGGATTGGCGATGGGCAGCTTGTACTGCAGGCCGGCCTGGAAGTCTTCCAAACCATGGGCCGGCGCGGTGTGTACCAAGCCGGTGCCGGCGTCGGTGGTGACGTGGTCGCCCAGAATCACCGGCACCTGGCGGTCATAGAACGGGTGCTGCAGCGCGATCAGCTCCAGCGCCTGGCCCTTGGCTTCGCCCAACACGCGGTACTCGTCCACGCCATAGCGCTTCATCGCCGACTCGACCAGATCCTTGCCCAGGATCAGCTTGCCCTTGGGGGTGTCCACCAGCTGGTAATCCAGGCTGGCGCCGGCGGCGACGGCCTGGTTGGCCGGCAGCGTCCACGGTGTGGTGGTCCAGATCACGGCCATCGCGCCGTTGGCATCGGCGTCGAAGGCGGCGGAAGCCTTGTCGGCATCGACCACCTTGAAGCCGACGTCGATCGCCGGCGACACCTTGTCTTCGTATTCCACTTCGGCTTCCGCCAGCGAGGAACCGCACTCGATGCACCAGTGCACTGGCTTCTCGCCCTTGCTCAGGTAGCCGTTTTCATGGATCTTGCCGAGGGTGCGCACGATGTCGGCTTCGGTCTTGAAATCCATGGTCAGGTACGGGTTGTCCCAATCGCCCAGCACGCCCAGGCGGATGAAGCCCTTCTTCTGACGCGCCACCTGCTCCTTGGCGTACTCGCGGCACAGCTCGCGGAACTTGGCGGCCGGGATGTCCTTGCCGTGCAGCTTTTCCACCATCAGCTCGATAGGCAAGCCGTGGCAGTCCCAGCCCGGAACATAGGGCGCGTCGAAGCCGGCCAGGGTCTTGGAACGGACGATGATGTCCTTCAGCACCTTGTTGACCGCGTGGCCCAGGTGGATGTCGTTGTTGGCGTACGGCGGGCCGTCATGCAGGATGAACTTGGGACGGCCGGCGGACAGCTTGCGCAGCTTTTCATAGCGCTTCTCTTCCTGCCAGCGCTTGACCCAGGCCGGTTCGCGTTTGGCCAGATCCCCGCGCATGGCGAAGGGTGTATCCAGCAGGTTTACGGTTTTACGATAATCGATGCTCATGCCTGCTCTCGCTGCAAACTTGTCAAATAGGTCTTGGCACTGGCCGCGTCGCGCTCTATCTGCGCCACCAGTGTCGCCAAATCATCATAGCGCGCTTCATCGCGCAGCTTCTTCAGGAATCGTACGGTCAGACGCTTGCCGTAGAGGTCGCCGGCAAAATCGAACAGGTGCACTTCCAGCTTGTAGTCAGGCGTGTCGCTGACCGTGGGGTTCAGCCCCAGGCTGGCCACGCCGCCCAAGCGGCCGAACGGCGTATCCGCCTCCACCACAAACACCCCCTGCAATGCCGGCTTCAGGTGCGGCAGATGGATGTTGGCGGTGGGAAAGCCTATGGTTCTGCCCAGCTTCTTGCCATGCATCACCTTGCCTGATATCCGGTACGCCTCGCCCAGCAAGCCGTTGGCCGAATCGAGATCGCCAGCGGCCAGCCGCTCCCGAATCAGCGTGCTGGAGGCACGTTCTCCCTGCACCAGCACGGAAGGCATGGCCTCCGTGGCGAAATGGGGGCAGGAAGCCAGGAGGTCGAAATCTCCTTTGCGTCCGGCGCCAAACTGAAAATCGTCGCCGATCAGCAAATAACGGGTCTGCAATTCTTGCACCAGCACGCGATCGACAAAATCCGACGCCGTCATGCTGGCGAAGCTGTGATTGAAACGGTAGACGAAAACATAATCCACCAGTCCCAGCTCTCGCAACAAGCTAAACTTGTCGCGCAGCGTCGACAACCGAGCGGGCGGGTTTACCCGGCTGAAGAATTCTCGCGGGTGCGGCTCGAACGTCAGCAGCGCGGTAGGCAGCTCGCGCGCCTGCGCCTCCAGGCGCAGCCTGTGCAGCATGCGTCTATGCCCTTGGTGCACACCATCGAAATTGCCTATGGTCAGCGCGCAGCCCGGCAGGGCGAAACGACGCGGATCCCCCAGAAATACCTGCATTTGCGGTCTTTGTACGCATCCTGAAACCGTCGATTGTAGCCGCCCGCGGTCAATAGCGTCCAGCCATCATCCATATGCGGGACAAACAAAAAGCCCCGCCGGGGCGGGGCTTAATGTGATGGTCAGCCTGACCTAAATGCCTCAGCAGGCGTCAAACCTGCTGAGGCATTTTTTCTTCTTCGGGGAGAGCATCATGGCAACCGTCACACTCATCGGTCTGGATATCGGCAAGCACAGCTTTCATCTGATTGGGCACGACCCGCGCGGCAACCCGGTCCTCAAGAAGCAGTTCAATCGCAACAGTCTCATCGAATTTCTCGCGAAACAGCCTCCCTGCCGCATCGTGATGGAGGCCTGCTGCGGCGCGCACTGGCTGGCACGCAAGCTGACGGGCTTCGGTCATACCGTACAACTGATCGCACCGCAGTACATCCGCCCGTTTGTCTTCGGCAACAAGAACGATTTCATCGATGCCCAGGCCATCTGCGAGGCGGCTACGCGCCCGACCATGCGCTACGTTGCCGCCAAGAGTGCCGAACAGCAAGCCTTGTCGGCACTGCATCGCCTGCGGGAATCTCGCATTGCCGAACGAATACAGACCAACAACCAGATCCATGCGCTGCTGCTGGAGTTCGGTATCGCGCTTCCTGTCGGGGTACGGGGGATCACGCAGCTGCCGATGCTGCTGATGGACGAGACCAACGGCTTGCCCGTCAAGGCCCGGCAGATCCTGCAACGCCAGCTGGATCACTACCGTCTGCTCAAGACCGAGATCGACGAGCTGGATCACGAGATTGCCACAGAAGCCCGACAGGACGATGTCGCCCGGCGGTTGATGACCATTCCCGGCATCGGTGCGATCACCGCCAGCCAGTTGTCGGCGGACGCCGGCAATGCCAAGGGCTATGGCAATGCCCGTGACTTTGCGGCATCGCTGGGTCTGGTCCCGCGACAATACTCGACAGGCGGGAAGTCCAAGCTGCTGGGCATCAGCAAACGCGGTGACAAGAGCCTGCGTCGCCTGCTGGTGCAATGCGCACGGGTGATCATGCAGAACGCGCCGCGCTGGAAGAGTGCGATGGCAGCGTGGACGGTGGCGCTGATGCAGCGTCGCCACTC harbors:
- the ileS gene encoding isoleucine--tRNA ligase, with translation MSIDYRKTVNLLDTPFAMRGDLAKREPAWVKRWQEEKRYEKLRKLSAGRPKFILHDGPPYANNDIHLGHAVNKVLKDIIVRSKTLAGFDAPYVPGWDCHGLPIELMVEKLHGKDIPAAKFRELCREYAKEQVARQKKGFIRLGVLGDWDNPYLTMDFKTEADIVRTLGKIHENGYLSKGEKPVHWCIECGSSLAEAEVEYEDKVSPAIDVGFKVVDADKASAAFDADANGAMAVIWTTTPWTLPANQAVAAGASLDYQLVDTPKGKLILGKDLVESAMKRYGVDEYRVLGEAKGQALELIALQHPFYDRQVPVILGDHVTTDAGTGLVHTAPAHGLEDFQAGLQYKLPIANPVADDGRYKSTTELFAGMLVWDANPRVIETLESRGTLVHKAKLEHSYPHCWRHKTPIIFRATPQWFISMDRQANGGETLREISQRAVDATEFFPAWGRARLDAMIKNSPDWCVSRQRNWGVPMTFFIHKESGELHPRSAQLLEEVALRIEQQGIEAWFSLDAKELLGDEAEQYRKLTDTLDVWFDSGATHFAVLKQRPELAWPADLYLEGSDQHRGWFQSSLKTGCATIGRAPYKQLLTHGFTVDDKGYKMSKSKGNGIAPEEICGTLGADILRLWVASADYSGDMSLSQEILKRTTESYRRLRNTIRFLLANLSDFDPLENTVPLADMVELDQYALLRAREVQEKVVGELYSRYAFHHVVQEVVGYCSEDLGAFYLDVIKDRLYTTQADSHARRSAQTALYHITRSLLLMVAPILCFTADEAWNVLVDSEEESTLYHIWHEFPAQALERESALSAKWLAIRELRAAVNKQIEELRSADKLGSSLQAEVDIAAPADLAPVLRSLGEELKFVLIVSKATVREAAELAIHVTPSTHEKCDRCWHYRADVGSHAGHGAVCGRCVDNLDGQGEQRLHA
- a CDS encoding bifunctional riboflavin kinase/FAD synthetase, whose amino-acid sequence is MQVFLGDPRRFALPGCALTIGNFDGVHQGHRRMLHRLRLEAQARELPTALLTFEPHPREFFSRVNPPARLSTLRDKFSLLRELGLVDYVFVYRFNHSFASMTASDFVDRVLVQELQTRYLLIGDDFQFGAGRKGDFDLLASCPHFATEAMPSVLVQGERASSTLIRERLAAGDLDSANGLLGEAYRISGKVMHGKKLGRTIGFPTANIHLPHLKPALQGVFVVEADTPFGRLGGVASLGLNPTVSDTPDYKLEVHLFDFAGDLYGKRLTVRFLKKLRDEARYDDLATLVAQIERDAASAKTYLTSLQREQA
- a CDS encoding IS110 family RNA-guided transposase, with amino-acid sequence MATVTLIGLDIGKHSFHLIGHDPRGNPVLKKQFNRNSLIEFLAKQPPCRIVMEACCGAHWLARKLTGFGHTVQLIAPQYIRPFVFGNKNDFIDAQAICEAATRPTMRYVAAKSAEQQALSALHRLRESRIAERIQTNNQIHALLLEFGIALPVGVRGITQLPMLLMDETNGLPVKARQILQRQLDHYRLLKTEIDELDHEIATEARQDDVARRLMTIPGIGAITASQLSADAGNAKGYGNARDFAASLGLVPRQYSTGGKSKLLGISKRGDKSLRRLLVQCARVIMQNAPRWKSAMAAWTVALMQRRHSNIVACALANKLARVVWALLAKGGEYRPQARALTEMQTAG